DNA sequence from the Malus domestica chromosome 06, GDT2T_hap1 genome:
ATATGAGACGACTAACCAACCGCTTGATAATATTGAGATATGAAATATATGGAGATGCTAATCAATTGGTTTTTGGTTATTGCAGAGTATCTGCAGAGTGGGAGAGCCACCCAGAAGTCCGATGTATATAGCTTCGGAGTTCTATTGCTAGAGCTTGTTACCGGAAAAAGACCTACTGATCCAACGTTTGTAAAACGAGGCTTAAATGTTGTTGGTTGGGTAAGCTCCTTTCCTTCATAAGGTTACGAAGACAGATACATGcattcatatttttcatgtaAGACAATGGTTTGTCTCATACATGCATTCATTAATCTGCAGATGAACAcccaattgaaagaaaacaggTTGCATGAAGTAGTAGACAAAAGGTGCAAAGATGCAGATGCTGAAACTGTGGAAGCAATTCTTGAAATCGCGGCAAGGTGCACCGATGCAAACCCTGATGACCGGCCATCAATGAACCAGGTGTTGCAGTTGCTAGAGCAAGAGGTCATGTCACCGTGCCCGAGCGATTTCTACGAGTCTCATTCGGATCATTGCTGATCACTAGGCTAAAAGGCCTAATGACTGCAGGATTACAGACTGCTTATTCATATGTTCTATTGAGTTTGGTTGTTGTCCCTGCCCCTCCCTAGGGGGCAAAAATGTAAATTACCTATGTATCAGACCAACCATGGTTTCCAATTTCTACATGTacattgttttcttttatttgtaatttgtttCTGGTCACTGGATGCTTCATGAAGAAATCCCAAAAGGAAACAAACAATAGAGAAAGCCAAAATCTgcagagaagaaaatgaaaacagTGAAAGCTGATGCAGATGTTAGGCGAACGACAACCAATGAGACAACAGAACCGTTcgtttgttttttcctttttgtataAGCATATTGCGAATGGAAGACTTTGAATACGagaatttttcattgtgaccggaaaaatgaatttttaacTGCAGAGCTAGTGATTTTTTatatcagaaattaagtcatcTCAGTAAAAGATCAACTAAACTGAAGATTTTAGTGGCTATGGTGATAGAACAAATTGACGGTTTTGGGAACAAGGTAAGATACGCATGATGAATCGTTCATTTCTTAACACCAAGGTTTAGTAGGAattctatgtggtactaagtcactcatgtatcttaccatgcaatatataaagtgtaaaatattgtactaattcattatatataaatgattatggtgtgtttaaactgatttcattaattactacatatttctacattcataatgtttgtcagctcgctatataatcaacttaaatagttaaattcatcatgcaatgcatttccttccaattttttgtgataacctaatagataattgactaaataaacatcctgcaaagtttcaataaaaatttccaagtttttcttacaatttccgtggtttttattcaatttttatcgatattgataatatcccgatatttccatcgaaatttccgtgtttttggactaccgatatttctgatatcatcgatattttataccttgcttAACACAATATGGTTTTTGAAATCCAAAGTCTTTTATTAAACAGTTTGATAAGCAAGACATAGTGAGTACTGAGATTGAACTGGAAAataaatagggaactttaatgaaaaacatcTGGTCCGGTTTATTTTGATGAAAatccacatttttacactaaaaagtcaatcatcgaattattcactttaccctttattttatcattttcgttaaaacttaaagttttcaattcattttcattagttttcgtAATAAATACCCATTAATCAAACCAACAACTAAATTATTTAATCATCCTACAGGTTTTTGGGTTCATGGGACAGAGATGTTCAGCAGtgaggaaagaagaaaaaaaatggcggACTGATTTTGAGCACAGTGCCAAAAATATGGACGATCCAAATTTGCATTGGTTTCTCGGACAATATTGAAATTACACAATTAAAATGAGGTCATTTTTGAAAGTACATTGTGCTTCTGAACAATAAATGAGTTCATTTTCGGTTTTAatttatattgaatttcatGATTTTAGAGGAGTGTTGTATCGTGCCTATGTCACACATGCTTGTGTGACTCTGTGCGGTCGATATATCGTAGGATGCTCAATCACAGTTAGACATTGCGTTAGCATCAACATTTGGCTATTTCGTTGGAACTAAGCATTCTTACATTCCTACTAGTTACAGTTTTACGTGTGCACATAAATAcgttgtgtgtgtgtttaatAACAGCttatattttgtaattttccacAGAACTCGATTTCAAGTATTATGGCAAAACATTACCCAAACTAAAGACGTTctgtgtgtggtgtgtgtgtgttttatgcatggcaaaatattagccatgaatatactttttttttgcaTGTGTACAAACATGTGATGTAGAAAGATGACTCAATTCGAAAGAAGGCAAAGCCCATTTCCTTTTTGCAATGCATAATTGAGGCCACTTTTGTGTGTTCCTGATAAATCATGTGCCAGAATCTTCttccaaaagaacaaaaattagccgacaaaaaaaacaaaaaaaaaaagatcaaaaatTAAGGAAGACTTTTGATTAGTTGACAAAATAAATGGGACCCAACTTTCATCGACTCACTAACACGATATTGCAATTTTCGGACAGAGATCTGAAATGGATCTCAATGTCCGAACCAAGAATCAGACAAATCATATTACTTAAATTGAATTTGATTGTTCTTATTAACTCATTTCGTTAGCCTAACTTTTATAAATTAAgagttttaatttttctttcacaTAAACCAAAAGCCTGAATTTACTGATTCTTAAGTTCCGGACACTTAGATCTAAAAAGGATCCAAATTTGCAATTTTCATCCTATCCTAAACAAAGCTTATATTGTTATGCTGTAGCTGAACAATCTATACTAACTTTAATATGAGCACAGTGCGCAACAACCAATTACAGGGCAGAGTAGCAATAATCACCGGCGGAGCAAGCGGCATCGGTGAGGCCACGGCACGCCTGTTTGCCGATCATGGCGCGACCATGGTGATGATCGCCGACATCCAAGATGAGCTAGGCCGTCAAGTAGCCGAATCCATCGGTACACATAGATGCAGCTATGTGCACTGTGACGTATCCGATGAAGAACAAGTGAAGACCATGGTGGAAACTACAGTGCACAAATATGGGCAGCTAGATATCATGTTTAGCAACGCCGGTATTGTTAGTAGATCAGATCAGACCGTTCTCGACCTTGATTTTTCAGCTTTTGACCGTTTGTTCGATGTGAACGTCCGTGGTATGGCCTTGTGTGTCAAACATGCAGCGCGTGTCATGGTTGAACGGAGCGTGAGGGGAAGCATAGTGTGCACGGCAAGTGTGGCGGCGAACCACGGCATGGAGATTAGGACTGACTACTGCATGTCGAAGCACGCGGTACTGGGGTTGGTTCGGTCGGCCAGCCGGCAGCTTGGGGTGCACGGCATCAGGGTGAACTGCGTCTCGCCGAACGCATTGGCCACCCCGTTAACATGCCGTGCGCGTGGGATGGAAGTGGGAGAAGTCCAGAAGTCGTATGAGAAGTTCGCATGCTTGAAAGGGGTTGTGCTGACGCCGAGGCACGTGGCGGATGCGGTGCTGTTTCTAGCTTGTGATGATTCTGAGTTTGTCACCGGACATGACATGGTGGTGGACGGTGGCTTTGTTCGCCAATAACTTGGCGATTCTTGGTTGTGTTCTCTTTTTCTtactatttttaagtgtttggtCTTTTGTTAAACGAACAAAAGACGCGGTGTTTTTAGGTAAATCATGTActgtttttatgtttaattcaACCCCAAACAAGGTCTATTGAAAGTTATTTAAGTTTGATACCGAATCTAAATCAACAAACCAAAGAAGAAAAGCTTATTAGTGGAGCATTCACTTTAATTATTATCTAAATTCACCTGCAAGTTGTAGTTATGGTGAACTGGTGGATGATCGTATGGGATGGGGAGATTCGAACTCCAAAGGGTACAAACACACTCGAATTGTTATACAAGCGCTAGTATCAATTCTTTTTGTGCTTATGTTATGTACTCATGCATGTCTGACTGTTTAATGTTGTTACATTATGAAACTTGTTAGTATTATTCATAATTTTGTATCGTCTAATTCTCTAATGTAAACACATAatgtcttttgggttttggATCTTCTACCAAAGAACAAAAGATATAGCTAGATAGTAGACTTTTGGTTGCTTGACAAAGGAAATGAGACCCCATGACTCTGCAAATTTGTAACTTGCATCCTGTCCTAAAGAAATATATTgcaaatttgtaattttatttttagtgcACGGTGAATTGGAAGACGtggtcgggggggggggggggtgccGGATTAAGAACAAACTACTACTGCCTGTACCGAGGTAAAAACAAAAGCATTTCCGGCCGCATAAGGAACAATACGATATTGAACACAAGTATGTGAAAACTTGGCCCTAGATTAGCTAAAGCATTAGCGAGGAAATTTGCTTCTCAAAAAATAATATGGTAGGAGAAGGGTAGTGTTACTCGCACACTCTTTTTTATCTCTATTAGAAATGGAAATTAAGTCGACTGGCAATATCACGTTAAAGTGTACTGCAACGAAATGTCCATCCATTACTATTTATTCTCTGTTGAGTTGATTCAAACAAGGTCTTCACATTGGGGATTGCTTCAGACAAGATCTTGACATTGGGAATTGCTTCAAACAAGTTCTTGACATTGGGAATTGCTTCGGATGCTTGCCTTGGATACTAATGAGTTAAATAATAAACAATCTGAGATAGATAAATAGCACagggaaattcaaaattcacatCGACACTAAAAAGCTTAAACGTGTAGTTGGATGACAACGGAAACAGGAACCAACTCCCATTAACGAGCTGTTTTGATAAGAATAGCATTTCTTATATGAGTAATAGAAGGAAGACTTTCTTTCTTTACTGATATGATGAATTATGCAAaagttatataatatatatacacacactttTATATTTCCATTGACATAGAAGTAGGGCAGCGTTGCTTTGCACAAGCCCATATTATTATATGTGTGTTTTTGTATATAATGTTGTATTATTGACACTAGAAATCACCGAAGTAATATAACGATCCCTCGCAATCTTACAAGTCACACCTCACCAACCAAGAAAACTTAGAAAGCTCTATAATACTACTAATTATTTGAGTGACCATATATAATATGAACCATGATGAAGACAGGAAAGGTGGTTAGTGAGAATATTTTCAATATGCTCGAAACACTGAGTGATACACCATATGTTATCATATAATTAAGTGGAGGGAAGTTTTATATGAATAATGTTTGTAGACCAAATTTATataccaaatttgcaaaccaaattatgtgtcaccaataaaaaaaaataagcacgttaatcaatacttaagtaataatctaaggGTAATGCTAAGAACAAATTTTCAataccaaatttgcaaaccaaatgattttcctattgatgacacatcgtttgatttacaaatttggtcTCTCTGCACATTACCcataattcaatcattaactttcatgtcattttgtttaaaatttggttttgaaaaccaaatgatatgattgttgataattgaattattaaatAACTGTTTATTAAtatgcttattttctattagtgAGTCGATAGACACATCGTATTGTATACCTTGTGTTCTGtccacattgaaaaatctccccTGAGTAGGAGGTCTTTTCTTACAAAGCCTATTAATGATGTTGCCAACTCCCGATTAGGTTTAAGGGAAGTAGCTGAGTTAGCAGCTTAACCTTGCCCAAAGAAAATGGCGGACCCAGTCGACACTGTCTCAGTCAGCCAAACCATCCAAAAGCTTCAAGGAAAGGTCGCAGTCGTCACTGGTGGAGCCAGTGGCATCGGTGAAGCAACCGCAAGGAAATTTGCCTTGCATGGCGCACGTGCCGTGGTTATTGCCGATGTCCAGGACGACAAAGGCCAAAACGTAGCCGCATCGATCGGTCCTGACCGCTCCACTTACATCCACTGCGACGTGACCGACGAGGACCAGGTCAAAATCTTGATAGAATCTACTGTAAAGATCTACGGCCGCCTCGATGTGATGTTCAGCAACGCTGGCATTGGCAGCGCGTCAAAGCAGACCGTGATGGACTTCGACCTCTCCAACTACGACAAGCTCATGGCGGTCAACGTCCGCGGGATGGCGGCATGTGTGAAGCATGCGGCGAAGGCTATGGTGGAGGGGGGCGTGAGAGGGAGCATCGTGTGCACGGCGAGCGTGGCAGCGAGTGTTGGGGGGTCGTTCTTCACAGACTACACGATGTCGAAACATGCGGTGTTGGGGTTGATGAGGTCGGCGAGTCTGCAGCTGGGCGAGTACGGGATACGCGTGAACTGTGTCTCACCGGGACCGGTGGTGACGCCATTGCTATGCTCGCTTTTCAAGATGGAGGCTGAGGATGCTGCGAAGATGTTCGAGTCGCACTTTGGGTTGAAAGCCGAGGGGAAGATGCTGTCGGCGGAGAGTGTGGCGGACGCCGCCCTTTTTTTGGCTTCGGATGACTCTGAATTTATCACTGGCCATAGTTTGGTTGTAGATGGTGGAGTTAAGATATAAAACTGAAGATTCATCTccaaaaaataaagggtaatgCTAAAGATACTAATTTGACCAAATTTTATAAGTCATGTgacgtgtttttttttatattaaattattatttaaatattgatTAACGCGCTTATTTGCTATTAataatatatcatataatttgcaaatttgatctATAAAGTTGATTTATATACGGTAGACTTTTGGTTGCTTGGTAAAGGAAATGAGACCCGACTTCCAATTATCACCTAGATATGATGTTTTAGATTTGTAAGTTGCATCCTGTCCTAAAGAAATATATTGCAAATTTATAAGTTACATTTATTTGTAGTGTGTTCCAACGTTAATTGGGAGACGTGGAACACGGGGGTGCAGGACTAAGAACAAGCTACTATTGCTTGTACTGAGAAAAAAAACGCGCATTTCTGACCGCATAAGGAATAATACGATCTTGAACACAAGTACGTAAAAAACTTGGCCTTAGATTAGCTAAAGCATCGGTGAGGAAATTTGCTTCTAAGAATACAATATGGTATAAGAATATCGAAAGTGTACGGGGAGAGACAATATCGAAAGTGTACCTTAACAAAAAGTCCATTACTACTTATTTTCTGTTGAATTGATTCAAAGGTCTGACAATGGGAGTTGCATCGGATGCTTGCGTTGAATGCTTTTGAGTCAAATAATACCCAATCTGTGATAAATAATATAGCACAAGGAAATTCAAAGTTCACATGGACACTAAGACACTCTAATAGCATTGCATATAATCACATGTTTAGAAGGTTTACTTTGGACAGAGCTTGGTTGCTGAAAAAATCAACAGCTGCTTTTCAGCAGCCAAGCTCTGTTCGTTTACTTTATActgccaaaatatataaaataataaaaagcttAAAATTGTAGTTTGGATGACAAGGAAGCGGGAACAACTCCCATTTAACAAGCTGTTTTGGTCTTGAAAAGTTATTATAGGACGGATCTGTGACACTACCTTTTTTACCTAATTTTTTACACACGTTTTTTTTGACCAATTTCGCATTGTATTTCAACGATTCGAACAATCTATCTTTTAGGTTTTCTCCAAAAACTCATGTCTACCAAAAATCACTCAAATCTTAAACCAAATGACCGTTGAATTAATGGTTTAGATTTTCCTTGGAGAACCGTATTCGTTTATTTTCTTCCTataaatgaatgtcttaatgatTTTAGAATTATCTAATTTTTTGCAAAGATGTTTTAGGAATGAAGATTTAACAATAAATAGTTTAGATTGTTAAAATACATTAAAGAATGAATTATATAAAAACGTgtccaaaaaattatattaaaaagtgGTGTTATGGATctatcctatatatatatatatatgatgtaaTTTGATTCAAGTATACATATTATGTAAGAAGAGATAGAAACTTATCGATCAACTCAACAACCAAGAACACAAGGATTAAACAATTAAATCACAACCCTTTGATCATGTACGCAATATGAATGTAAGAACAGAAATAATTGCATCAGTGCATACCTGCAGACATGTTCACagatgaagaagatatgaaaatCTGCACAAAACCTTCTCCTCTCTGCAAAGCTCGATACTCTCCAGATTATAGGCAACTGGAACAAAATTCAGAGTGTATCTTTGCGAGAGCAGGGGCTTGTGGTTTTATACTACAAGTTCCGGATCACCTATAACAATCCTACAAGGAATATGAAACTAAATCCTTGTACAATCAGGAGTACTAAACTCAAATCCCAAACAGAGTTCTAATCCAAACCAAAACTGGATTACTCTTATAAACAAACTGAGACCTTATCACTTTATACTAATCTGAAATATCTAAACCGTGTGAATCATAATCACGCtctaacattctcccacttgagtatgATTCACCATAGTAAAGAATCATTTCAAATTAACACAACAGTAATTGCAGAAATCTCATAACAATGTTTCTcaacaaaaaacacaaaactgaAAACATGCGCTAAGACAATGAACTTATAATCTTCTCTACAATACAATATGCAGAATTGACTTACAAATCACAATGTCTAACTCATGCTCTCAGCAAAGTGATCCAAAATAGGAGTAAACCAAAACTTACTCCCACTGATGTTGTCCAGAAATACAACAAAAGTTCTTGAGCTATTCATCAATAAGAATAACCAAGTTCAACTCTCAAACTATCTTTATCAAAACGAAATTTTGACTCAAAGATTTTATTGAACTATCAAAAATGTTTCCTGTGAACAACCAATCACAGATTTGTCTGAAAAAGTTGAACTAAAAGAAACCTCAACTAACTGCTAAATCACAAAGAAAGTTTTAACTAAATAAATTACAATACCTAGCTCCAGAAAACTTTGCTACGACACTCATCCTTTGGAAAAGCATCCTATAACTGTCTTCCAGAAGCTGCATAAAATAACTTCAATCACTCCCACTTATCTAAAGCATCTATAACTCCCATATGAGTAACATGTGCTTTAAAAATCCCATTTGGCAGAGCTTTTGTCAAAGGATCAGCAATCATCAAATCTGTCGACAAGTGTTCCACAACAATAGCACCTTCTTTCACTTTCTCTCTAACTTTAAGAAACTTCACATCCATAAGCCTAGAAGCTGAAGTTCTTTTATTGTTCTTTGAGAAAAAGACCGCTGAAGTATTATCATAAAACATCTTAAATGGCTTTTGAATTGAATCGACAATCTTCAATTCACTAATAAAATTCTTAAGCCACACTGCTTGTTTCATACCTTCAAAGCACGCAATGAATTCTGCTTCCAAGGTAGAAGTAGAGATAATAGATTGTTTAGCACTTTTCCAAGAGATGGCACCCCCAGTCAACATGAATATGTATCCACCAGTTGATTTTCTTTCATCCATGTCCCCAGCCAAGTCTGAATCAGTAAATCCAACAACTTTTAACGTATTCTGCCTTCCATATGTCAACAAGGAACCTTTTGTTCTCTGCAGATACCTCAAGACTTTCTTTGCAGCCACCCAATGCGCCTCACCTGGATTTGATTGAAATCTTCCTAGTAAACCAACTATGAATGCAAGATCAGGCCTGGTGCAGATATTAGCATACATTAAACTGCCTACCAAAGAGGCATATGGCTTTAACttcattttttccttttctaaCTCATTCTGTGGACTTTGCTGCCGAGAAAACTTGTCACCCTTATTCACAGGGACATCAGCACCGTTGCAATGTTCCATGTTAAACCTAGCCAGGATTCTTTCGATGTATCCCTTCTGTGAAAGTCCCAGAAGCCTCTTTTTCCGGTCTCTGATTATCTCTATACCAAGCACATAATGAGCTTCCCCcaaatctttcatttcaaaattgACACTGAgcatagtcttggtttcatgCATCAATTGCATATTTGAACTTGCTATTAATATATCATCAACGTATAAAACCAGAAATATGAACTTGGATCCTTTGAACTTGTAATATATACAGTCATCTAGCTTGTTCTCTGTGAAGCCATGTGCCGTAACCACTTTGTCAAACTTGAGATACCATTGTCTACttgcttgcttaagtccataaatggatttATTAAGCTTGCAGACCATATTATCCTTCCCCCTTTCAACAAATCCAGTTGGTTGTCGCATATAAATGTCTTCCTCTAATTCACCATTGAGAAAAGTtgttttgacatccatttgatgtaattCTAAGTCAAAATAGGCTATTAATGCCATGATTACTCTCATAGAGTCCTTTGAAGAGACTGGAGATAAGGTATCACTGAAATCGATGCCTTCCCTCTTTGTGAACCCCTTTGCCACTAACCGGGCCTTGTATCTTTCTATTCTTCCTTCAGCATCTCTCTTGGTCTTGTAAACCCATTTACAACCTATTGGTTTGGTGTTTGAATCACAATTCACCAATGTCCATACACTGTTTTTTGACATGGATTCCAGTTCCTCTTCCATAGCTTTCTTCCATAAGGCTGCTTGAGGACTTGACATTGCTTGAAGGAAAGTTAATGGATCATCAATATCTCCAAATTCATATTCAGTTTCTTGTAGATACACATAGTCATTAGAAATCGCAGGTTTCCTAGTCCTCATTGACTGTCTTAATGGCTGCTGCACATGTTGATCATTGTGTGATATAA
Encoded proteins:
- the LOC139197224 gene encoding (+)-cis,trans-nepetalactol synthase NEPS2-like yields the protein MSTVRNNQLQGRVAIITGGASGIGEATARLFADHGATMVMIADIQDELGRQVAESIGTHRCSYVHCDVSDEEQVKTMVETTVHKYGQLDIMFSNAGIVSRSDQTVLDLDFSAFDRLFDVNVRGMALCVKHAARVMVERSVRGSIVCTASVAANHGMEIRTDYCMSKHAVLGLVRSASRQLGVHGIRVNCVSPNALATPLTCRARGMEVGEVQKSYEKFACLKGVVLTPRHVADAVLFLACDDSEFVTGHDMVVDGGFVRQ
- the LOC139197129 gene encoding (+)-cis,trans-nepetalactol synthase NEPS1-like, which translates into the protein MADPVDTVSVSQTIQKLQGKVAVVTGGASGIGEATARKFALHGARAVVIADVQDDKGQNVAASIGPDRSTYIHCDVTDEDQVKILIESTVKIYGRLDVMFSNAGIGSASKQTVMDFDLSNYDKLMAVNVRGMAACVKHAAKAMVEGGVRGSIVCTASVAASVGGSFFTDYTMSKHAVLGLMRSASLQLGEYGIRVNCVSPGPVVTPLLCSLFKMEAEDAAKMFESHFGLKAEGKMLSAESVADAALFLASDDSEFITGHSLVVDGGVKI